The Aythya fuligula isolate bAytFul2 chromosome 2, bAytFul2.pri, whole genome shotgun sequence genome contains a region encoding:
- the THRB gene encoding thyroid hormone receptor beta isoform X2 — MSGYIPSYLDKDELCVVCGDKATGYHYRCITCEGCKGFFRRTIQKNLHPTYSCKYEGKCVIDKVTRNQCQECRFKKCIFVGMATDLVLDDSKRLAKRKLIEENREKRRREELQKTIGHKPEPTDEEWELIKIVTEAHVATNAQGSHWKQKRKFLPEDIGQAPIVNAPEGGKVDLEAFSQFTKIITPAITRVVDFAKKLPMFCELPCEDQIILLKGCCMEIMSLRAAVRYDPESETLTLNGEMAVTRGQLKNGGLGVVSDAIFDLGMSLSSFNLDDTEVALLQAVLLMSSDRPGLVCVERIEKCQEGFLLAFEHYINYRKHHVAHFWPKLLMKVTDLRMIGACHASRFLHMKVECPTELFPPLFLEVFED; from the exons ggTATATACCCAGTTACTTAGACAAGGATGAGCTATGTGTAGTATGTGGGGACAAAGCCACCGGATATCATTATCGCTGCATCACTTGTGAAGGTTGCAAG GGATTTTTTAGAAGAACCATTCAGAAAAACCTCCATCCAACCTATTCCTGtaaatatgaaggaaaatgtgTGATAGACAAAGTAACAAGAAATCAGTGCCAGGAATGTCGCTTCAAAAAATGTATCTTTGTTGGCATGGCAACAGATT TGGTGTTGGATGACAGCAAGCGGTTGGCAAAGAGGAAGCTGATAGAAGAAAATCGAGAGAAGAGACGTCgggaagagctgcagaaaacaatTGGGCACAAACCAGAGCCAACAGATGAGGAGTGGGAGCTGATCAAAATTGTCACTGAAGCACACGTGGCCACCAATGCACAAGGAAGCCACTGGaagcaaaaaaggaaatttctg CCAGAAGACATTGGTCAAGCACCAATAGTTAATGCCCCAGAAGGTGGGAAAGTGGATTTAGAAGCCTTCAGCCAGTTTACAAAAATTATCACACCAGCGATTACAAGAGTGGTGGATTTTGCCAAAAAGTTGCCTATGTTTTGTGAG CTGCCATGTGAAGACCAGATCATCCTTctgaaaggctgctgtatggagatAATGTCCCTCCGAGCAGCAGTTCGCTATGACCCCGAGAGTGAGACTTTAACGCTAAATGGGGAGATGGCGGTGACGAGGGGCCAGCTGAAAAATGGGGGTCTTGGCGTAGTGTCTGATGCCATTTTTGACCTGGGCATGTCTCTTTCTTCATTTAACCTGGATGACACCGAGGTTGCCCTTCTTCAGGCTGTTCTGCTCATGTCGTCAG ATCGCCCAGGCCTTGTTTGTGTCGAGAGGATAGAAAAGTGTCAAGAGGGTTTCCTCCTGGCATTTGAACACTAcattaattacagaaaacaccATGTTGCACACTTTTGGCCAAAACTGCTGATGAAAGTGACAGATCTGCGAATGATTGGAGCCTGCCATGCCAGCCGCTTCCTGCACATGAAGGTGGAGTGCCCCACAGAACTCTTCCCTCCGTTGttcctggaggtgtttgagGATTAG